A stretch of the Thiohalospira halophila DSM 15071 genome encodes the following:
- a CDS encoding prevent-host-death protein, with product MTMHTEEVSKSRFKARALEYFREIETSGEAIIITDKGRPAIEVRRHKSDDRSPLERLRGSVIELTEPFEPVAEEDWEALR from the coding sequence ATGACCATGCACACTGAAGAGGTTTCCAAGTCCCGCTTCAAGGCGAGGGCGCTGGAATACTTTCGCGAGATCGAGACCTCGGGCGAGGCCATCATCATCACCGACAAGGGCCGGCCCGCCATCGAGGTGCGCCGGCACAAGTCCGATGACCGCTCCCCCCTGGAACGGCTGCGCGGCAGTGTCATCGAGCTGACCGAACCCTTCGAACCGGTGGCCGAGGAGGACTGGGAGGCGCTGCGTTGA
- a CDS encoding type II toxin-antitoxin system VapC family toxin translates to MIVLDTHALLWWVNGTPRLSQPALEAIEQELQADDGEILIPAISAWEIALLVEKGRLALSMNTDDWLETVDEIEGIRFAPLDAATAVEATRLPGEFHKDPADRMIVALARRFNAVLVTADEKITAYRYVRTVW, encoded by the coding sequence TTGATCGTGCTGGATACCCACGCCCTGCTGTGGTGGGTCAACGGCACTCCGCGGCTCTCGCAACCGGCACTCGAGGCCATCGAGCAGGAGTTGCAGGCGGATGACGGCGAGATCCTGATCCCGGCCATCTCGGCCTGGGAGATCGCGCTGCTGGTGGAGAAGGGGCGGCTCGCCCTCTCCATGAATACCGATGACTGGCTGGAGACGGTGGACGAGATCGAGGGGATCCGCTTCGCGCCCCTGGATGCCGCGACGGCCGTGGAAGCGACCCGACTCCCGGGGGAATTCCACAAGGACCCGGCTGACCGGATGATCGTGGCACTGGCCCGGCGCTTCAATGCGGTCCTGGTTACGGCGGATGAGAAGATCACCGCCTATCGATACGTCCGTACCGTCTGGTAG
- the tilS gene encoding tRNA lysidine(34) synthetase TilS, whose protein sequence is MRPLREALPAGRGIAVAFSGGGDSTALLHALATEAPAAPLRALHVHHGLQPEADAWADHCRRIAADLGVPCEVLTVDARPRGRESPEEAARRARYAALTAALHPGEVLTTGHHADDQAETVLLQLLRGAGARGLAGMPAVRPLGAGWLARPLLEATAAELREHVVAAGLPWVEDPSNAAPDPERNFLRHEILPRLIQRRPGTLGAMGRSARLVASAAEAEAERAEADRRALETSAGGLAVADLLRLPRERAGAALHRAATARGLPVPDANRTDRILTEVAAARADADPRVVWPGAQARRHRGALFLLPPLPEPPPERPWQPGEPLDLPAGRLTAERTMGEGVAASALTGTITVGPPVPGERLPGPGGRQRISELLRAAGIAPWWRSHWPVIRVGGEAVALAGIAVAPTSAAAPGETGWHLAFRPRVIPGGV, encoded by the coding sequence GTGCGGCCGCTGCGCGAGGCGCTTCCGGCCGGCCGCGGCATCGCCGTTGCCTTCAGCGGTGGCGGCGACTCCACCGCGCTCCTCCACGCCCTGGCCACCGAAGCCCCGGCGGCCCCGTTGCGGGCCCTCCACGTTCACCACGGCCTCCAGCCCGAGGCCGACGCCTGGGCCGACCACTGCCGGCGCATCGCCGCCGATCTCGGTGTCCCCTGCGAAGTACTCACCGTGGACGCCCGACCCCGGGGTCGGGAGAGTCCGGAAGAGGCCGCCCGCCGCGCCCGTTACGCCGCGCTCACCGCGGCCCTGCACCCCGGCGAGGTCCTGACCACGGGCCACCACGCCGACGACCAGGCCGAGACGGTCCTGCTCCAGCTCCTGCGCGGCGCCGGGGCCCGCGGCCTTGCCGGCATGCCGGCGGTGCGCCCCCTGGGGGCCGGCTGGCTCGCCCGACCGCTGCTGGAGGCCACCGCCGCCGAACTCCGGGAGCACGTGGTCGCTGCCGGCCTGCCCTGGGTGGAGGATCCCTCCAACGCCGCCCCGGACCCGGAGCGCAACTTCCTCCGCCACGAGATCCTGCCCCGGCTCATCCAGCGCCGCCCCGGCACCCTGGGTGCCATGGGTCGCAGCGCCCGCCTGGTGGCCTCCGCGGCGGAGGCCGAAGCGGAGCGCGCCGAGGCGGATCGCCGGGCCCTGGAGACCTCCGCGGGCGGCCTGGCGGTCGCCGATCTGCTGCGCCTGCCCCGGGAACGGGCCGGGGCGGCGCTGCACCGCGCGGCCACCGCCCGCGGCCTGCCGGTCCCGGACGCGAACCGTACCGACCGCATCCTCACCGAGGTGGCCGCGGCCCGCGCCGACGCCGACCCCCGGGTGGTCTGGCCCGGCGCCCAGGCTCGTCGCCACCGTGGTGCCCTCTTCCTGCTGCCCCCGCTACCGGAGCCGCCGCCGGAACGGCCGTGGCAACCGGGGGAGCCGCTGGACCTGCCCGCCGGCCGCCTCACGGCGGAACGGACCATGGGGGAGGGCGTAGCGGCCTCGGCGCTCACCGGGACCATCACAGTAGGTCCGCCCGTGCCGGGGGAGCGCCTGCCCGGTCCCGGCGGCCGTCAGCGGATCAGTGAGCTCCTGCGCGCCGCCGGTATCGCCCCCTGGTGGCGCTCCCACTGGCCGGTGATCCGGGTGGGGGGCGAGGCCGTCGCGCTGGCCGGTATTGCCGTGGCCCCGACCTCGGCCGCCGCCCCCGGGGAGACCGGCTGGCACCTCGCGTTCCGCCCCCGGGTCATCCCCGGCGGCGTATAG
- a CDS encoding acetyl-CoA carboxylase carboxyltransferase subunit alpha, whose amino-acid sequence MNLNFLDFEQPIAELEAKIEELRHVGGDTGVNINDEIARLQAKSESLTRELFSDLSAVQVAQLARHPMRPYLLDYIERIIDDFEELHGDRAFADDPAIVGGLGRLQGRPVMVIGQQKGRDTKDKVRRNFGMPRPEGYRKALRLMQMAERFRLPVLTFIDTPGAYPGIDAEERGQSEAIARNLQAMAELNTPIICTIIGEGGSGGALAIGVGDRVQMMQYTTYSVISPEGCASILWKSQDKAGEAAEALGITAPRLKELGLVDGIIDEPLGGAHRDYDAAARRLANSLTESLDHLQGMNLDELIDRRQERIAGYGRYHEG is encoded by the coding sequence ATGAACCTGAACTTTCTGGATTTCGAACAGCCCATCGCGGAGCTCGAGGCGAAGATCGAAGAGCTGCGCCACGTGGGCGGCGATACCGGGGTCAACATCAATGACGAGATCGCCCGGCTGCAGGCCAAGAGCGAGTCGCTGACCCGGGAGCTCTTCTCCGACCTCAGCGCGGTCCAGGTGGCCCAGCTGGCGCGCCACCCCATGCGCCCCTACCTGCTCGACTACATCGAGCGCATCATCGATGACTTCGAGGAGCTCCACGGCGACCGCGCCTTCGCCGACGACCCCGCCATCGTCGGCGGCCTGGGTCGGCTCCAGGGCCGACCGGTGATGGTCATCGGCCAGCAGAAGGGGCGGGACACCAAGGACAAAGTCCGGCGCAACTTCGGTATGCCGCGGCCGGAGGGCTATCGCAAGGCCCTGCGGCTGATGCAGATGGCCGAGCGCTTTCGCCTGCCGGTGCTCACCTTCATCGACACCCCTGGCGCCTATCCCGGCATCGACGCCGAGGAGCGGGGCCAGAGCGAGGCCATCGCCCGCAACCTCCAGGCCATGGCGGAGCTGAACACCCCCATCATCTGCACCATCATCGGCGAGGGCGGCTCCGGCGGGGCGCTGGCCATCGGCGTCGGTGACCGGGTGCAGATGATGCAGTACACCACCTACTCGGTGATCTCCCCCGAGGGCTGTGCCTCCATCCTCTGGAAGAGCCAGGACAAGGCCGGCGAGGCGGCCGAGGCCCTGGGTATCACCGCCCCGCGCCTGAAGGAGCTGGGCCTGGTGGACGGCATCATCGACGAGCCCCTGGGCGGCGCCCACCGGGACTACGATGCCGCCGCCCGCCGCCTGGCCAACAGCCTCACCGAGAGCCTGGACCATCTCCAGGGGATGAACCTCGACGAACTCATCGACCGGCGCCAGGAGCGCATCGCCGGCTACGGCCGCTACCACGAGGGCTGA
- the dnaE gene encoding DNA polymerase III subunit alpha: MTGFVHLHVHSEYALVDSTIRVKPLVKATTEAGMPAVAITDPVNLFSLVRFYRAAEGAGVKPIVGSDLWLPNPADPGDPHRLVVLCRNDAGYRNLTRLISRAYLERGPRSLPLVQPEWLDEVRDGEPVGAGLIALSGGMAGEIGRALLAGEGEAAGAALEVWRQRFPDGFYLEVTRTGRPGEEDHLHAAADLAARSRTPVVATNDVRFLSADDFEAHEARVAIHQSRTLDDPRRPRDYSAEQYLRTPAEMAELFADLPEALENTVAVAERCNLTLSLGENYLPDFPVPEGMTTAEHLAEEARTGLDRRLATDFGVEDPHDPAFAETRVPYDQRLDRELGVINEMGFPGYFLIVADFIRWAKENGIPVGPGRGSGAGSLVAYAQTITDLDPLKYDLLFERFLNPERVSMPDFDVDFCMERRDDVIDYVADKYGREKVSQIITYGSMAAKAVVRDTGRVLGHPYGFVDSIAKLIPFEIGITLDKALEQEEALKERYDNDDEVRAVIDLARSLEGLTRNAGKHAGGVVIAPTDLTDFTPLYQEEDADSPVTQFDKDDVEAVGLVKFDFLGLRTLTIIDWAMETVNAQRAEAGEEPVDIAHIPLDDKGAFDLLKACRTTAVFQLESRGMKDLIRRLRPDSFEDVIALVALYRPGPLQSGMVDDFINRKHGEAAVAYPTRELHHDALEPILGPTYGVILYQEQVMQIAQELGGYSLGAADLLRRAMGKKKPEEMAKQRQIFLEGATARGMSEAHATGIFDLMEKFAGYGFNKSHSAAYALLSYQTAWLKAHYPAAFMAAVMSSDMDNTDKVVPFIEEARSIGLAVERPDVNACHYRFTASDRHTILYGLGAVKGVGRAAIDAITGERDASGPFADLFDFCQRVDLRAVNRRTIEALIRAGALDALGTNRASLMATLPEALSLADQASRNAAAGQNDLFGLEPAAAVTPAATEVADYSDDERLRGEKETLGLYLTGHPVDRYDAELNALTTARLADLGSCVGQRVVVAGLVIGLSTRRPKNADADRPGKMAFLTLDDRTGRLETIVFPEAWEQHRHHVGRDQLVVATGALEEDDYTGGLRLTVDELMDIEQARTRFLRGIVIDLDGGRTDETVVEELRELLTTFGDGPCRVAVDYANHQARARLFLSGDWSLRPADECLHRLRRLAGEEAVALEYGSPAVTPAPPAG, from the coding sequence ATGACCGGCTTCGTCCACCTCCACGTCCACTCCGAGTACGCCCTGGTGGACAGCACCATCCGCGTGAAGCCGCTGGTGAAGGCGACCACCGAGGCGGGCATGCCGGCGGTGGCCATCACCGATCCGGTGAATCTCTTCTCCCTGGTCCGCTTCTACCGCGCCGCCGAGGGCGCCGGGGTGAAGCCCATCGTCGGCAGTGACCTGTGGCTGCCCAATCCCGCCGATCCCGGCGACCCCCACCGGCTGGTGGTCCTCTGCCGCAACGACGCCGGTTATCGCAACCTCACCCGGCTCATCTCCCGCGCCTACCTGGAGCGGGGGCCGCGCTCCCTGCCGCTGGTCCAGCCGGAGTGGCTGGACGAGGTGCGCGACGGCGAACCGGTCGGGGCCGGCCTCATCGCCCTGTCCGGCGGCATGGCGGGGGAGATCGGCCGCGCCCTGCTGGCCGGCGAGGGGGAGGCCGCCGGGGCTGCCCTGGAGGTCTGGCGCCAGCGCTTCCCCGACGGCTTCTACCTGGAGGTCACCCGCACCGGCCGGCCGGGGGAGGAGGACCACCTCCACGCCGCCGCGGACCTGGCGGCGCGGAGCCGGACGCCGGTGGTGGCCACCAACGACGTCCGCTTCCTCTCCGCCGACGATTTCGAGGCCCACGAGGCGCGGGTCGCCATCCACCAGAGCCGGACCCTGGACGATCCGCGTCGGCCCCGGGACTATTCCGCCGAGCAGTACCTGCGCACCCCGGCGGAGATGGCGGAGCTCTTCGCCGACCTGCCGGAGGCGCTGGAAAACACCGTCGCCGTGGCGGAGCGCTGCAACCTTACCCTCTCCCTGGGGGAGAACTACCTCCCCGATTTCCCGGTTCCCGAGGGGATGACCACCGCCGAGCACCTGGCGGAGGAGGCGCGCACCGGCCTGGACCGGCGCCTGGCCACCGACTTCGGCGTCGAGGACCCCCACGACCCGGCCTTCGCCGAGACCCGGGTGCCCTACGATCAGCGTCTGGATCGGGAGCTGGGCGTCATCAACGAGATGGGTTTCCCCGGCTACTTCCTCATCGTCGCTGATTTCATCCGCTGGGCGAAGGAGAACGGCATCCCGGTGGGGCCGGGGCGCGGCTCCGGCGCCGGCTCCCTGGTGGCCTACGCCCAGACCATCACCGATCTGGACCCGCTGAAGTACGACCTCCTGTTCGAGCGCTTCCTGAACCCCGAGCGCGTCTCCATGCCCGACTTCGACGTCGACTTCTGCATGGAGCGCCGGGACGACGTCATCGACTACGTCGCCGACAAGTACGGCCGGGAGAAGGTCTCCCAGATCATCACCTACGGCTCCATGGCGGCCAAGGCGGTGGTCCGTGACACCGGCCGGGTGCTGGGCCACCCCTACGGCTTCGTGGACAGCATCGCCAAGCTCATCCCCTTCGAGATCGGGATCACCCTGGACAAGGCGCTGGAGCAGGAAGAGGCCCTCAAGGAGCGCTACGACAACGACGACGAGGTGCGCGCGGTCATCGACCTGGCGCGCTCCCTGGAGGGGCTCACCCGCAACGCCGGCAAGCACGCCGGCGGCGTGGTCATCGCCCCCACCGACCTCACCGACTTCACCCCCCTCTACCAGGAAGAGGACGCCGACTCCCCGGTGACCCAGTTCGACAAGGACGACGTGGAGGCGGTGGGCCTGGTGAAGTTCGACTTCCTCGGCCTGCGCACGCTGACCATCATCGACTGGGCCATGGAGACGGTGAACGCCCAGCGCGCCGAGGCCGGCGAGGAGCCGGTGGACATCGCCCACATCCCGCTGGACGACAAGGGCGCCTTCGATCTGCTCAAGGCGTGCCGCACCACCGCCGTCTTCCAGCTGGAATCCCGCGGCATGAAGGACCTCATCCGCCGCCTGCGACCGGACAGCTTCGAGGACGTCATCGCCCTGGTGGCCCTCTACCGTCCCGGTCCCCTGCAGTCGGGGATGGTGGACGACTTCATCAACCGAAAGCACGGTGAGGCGGCCGTCGCCTATCCCACCCGGGAGCTGCACCACGACGCCCTGGAGCCCATCCTGGGGCCGACCTACGGCGTCATCCTCTACCAGGAGCAGGTGATGCAGATCGCCCAGGAGCTGGGCGGCTACTCCCTGGGCGCGGCCGACCTGCTGCGCCGCGCCATGGGCAAGAAGAAGCCGGAGGAGATGGCCAAGCAGCGCCAGATCTTCCTGGAGGGCGCCACCGCCCGCGGCATGAGCGAGGCCCACGCCACCGGCATCTTCGACCTCATGGAGAAGTTCGCCGGCTACGGCTTCAACAAGTCCCACTCCGCCGCCTACGCCCTGCTCTCCTACCAGACCGCCTGGCTCAAGGCCCACTACCCGGCGGCCTTCATGGCGGCGGTGATGTCCTCGGACATGGACAACACCGACAAGGTGGTCCCCTTCATCGAGGAGGCGCGCTCCATCGGCCTGGCCGTGGAGCGGCCGGACGTGAACGCCTGCCACTACCGCTTCACGGCCAGCGACCGCCACACCATCCTCTACGGCCTGGGGGCGGTGAAGGGGGTGGGGCGCGCCGCCATCGACGCCATCACCGGTGAGCGCGACGCCAGCGGCCCCTTCGCTGACCTCTTTGATTTCTGCCAGCGGGTGGATCTGCGCGCCGTGAACCGCCGTACTATCGAGGCGCTCATCCGGGCCGGCGCCCTGGATGCCCTGGGGACCAACCGCGCCAGCCTCATGGCAACCCTGCCGGAGGCGCTCTCCCTGGCCGACCAGGCCTCGCGCAACGCCGCCGCCGGGCAGAACGACCTCTTCGGCCTGGAACCGGCGGCGGCCGTCACCCCCGCCGCCACCGAGGTGGCCGACTACAGTGACGACGAGCGCCTGCGCGGCGAGAAGGAGACCCTGGGGCTCTATCTCACCGGCCACCCGGTGGACCGCTACGACGCCGAGCTCAACGCCCTGACCACCGCCCGCCTGGCGGATCTCGGCAGCTGCGTGGGCCAGCGAGTGGTGGTGGCCGGGCTGGTCATCGGTCTGTCCACCCGCCGCCCCAAGAACGCGGATGCCGACCGCCCCGGCAAGATGGCCTTCCTCACCCTGGACGACCGCACCGGGCGGCTGGAGACCATCGTCTTCCCCGAGGCGTGGGAGCAGCACCGCCACCACGTGGGCCGGGATCAGCTGGTGGTGGCCACCGGCGCCCTGGAGGAGGACGACTACACCGGCGGCCTGCGGCTCACCGTGGACGAGCTCATGGATATCGAGCAGGCGCGGACCCGTTTCCTGCGCGGCATCGTCATCGACCTGGACGGCGGCCGGACCGACGAGACGGTCGTCGAGGAGCTGCGCGAACTCCTGACCACCTTCGGTGACGGCCCCTGCCGGGTCGCCGTGGACTATGCCAACCACCAGGCCCGGGCGCGGCTCTTCCTCAGCGGCGACTGGTCCCTGCGCCCGGCGGATGAATGCCTCCACCGGCTGCGCCGGCTGGCGGGCGAGGAGGCCGTGGCCCTGGAATACGGCAGCCCCGCCGTGACACCGGCACCGCCGGCAGGCTAG
- the rnhB gene encoding ribonuclease HII — MNEAADWPRPLAGVDEVGRGPLAGPVVAAAVILDPARPVEGLTDSKRLTARRREALATTIRESTVWALGRAEVEEIDRLNIHGATLLAMERAVAALEQQPAFCAVDGRHLPILPCPGEAVVGGDGSVAAIGAASILAKVARDAEMVAAAVDFPGYGFDGHKGYPSAAHRAALEELGPCPLHRRSFAPVRRLVEGGAA, encoded by the coding sequence ATGAACGAGGCGGCAGACTGGCCCCGGCCCCTGGCCGGGGTGGACGAGGTGGGGCGCGGCCCCCTGGCCGGACCGGTAGTGGCCGCGGCCGTGATCCTCGACCCGGCGCGGCCCGTGGAGGGTCTCACCGACTCCAAGCGGCTCACCGCCCGGCGGCGCGAGGCACTGGCCACGACCATCCGTGAGTCCACGGTCTGGGCCCTGGGCCGGGCGGAGGTGGAGGAGATCGACCGGCTCAACATCCACGGCGCCACCCTGCTGGCCATGGAGCGCGCCGTGGCCGCCCTGGAACAGCAGCCGGCCTTCTGCGCCGTGGACGGCCGCCACCTGCCGATCCTGCCGTGCCCCGGCGAGGCGGTGGTGGGCGGGGATGGCTCCGTCGCCGCCATCGGTGCGGCCTCCATTCTGGCCAAGGTGGCCCGGGATGCGGAGATGGTCGCCGCCGCCGTCGACTTCCCCGGGTACGGCTTCGACGGCCACAAGGGCTATCCCAGCGCCGCCCACCGCGCGGCCCTGGAGGAGCTGGGGCCGTGCCCCCTCCACCGACGCAGCTTCGCCCCGGTGCGCCGCCTGGTGGAGGGGGGCGCGGCATGA
- a CDS encoding DegT/DnrJ/EryC1/StrS family aminotransferase, producing the protein MPTSHPPATVIPMMDRARQYRALRDHLEPALAEALSAGEYGPGAAVAAFEAEAAQWLGVEQVVACASGADALRLALLAAGIGPGDEVITPAFAAPAAAAAIHHVGATPAFADIDPATLTLEPDAARATLGPRTRALLPAHTFGRMADMEGLVALAREHDLLLLEDATHAFGARAGSTPAGGFGLAGALDLGPESPPGGLGDGGLVITGSAAVAERLRQLRSAKADEVAGWGSHLDELQAVGLRVQLARLRVHAEARRRAARLYHDLLDEIPGIEPLPEAPRGAHAHQRYAVRTAARTTVRERLAAAGIASAVDHAVALHRRPVFADPAPRRPLPAAEAAGDEVLTLPLFPELTKDEIHTIADTLRETP; encoded by the coding sequence ATGCCGACCAGCCATCCCCCTGCCACCGTGATCCCGATGATGGACCGGGCCCGCCAGTACCGGGCTCTGCGCGACCACCTGGAGCCGGCGCTGGCCGAGGCGCTGAGCGCCGGCGAATACGGCCCGGGCGCCGCCGTGGCCGCCTTCGAGGCCGAGGCCGCGCAATGGCTGGGCGTCGAGCAGGTGGTGGCCTGCGCCTCCGGCGCCGATGCCCTGCGCCTGGCCCTGCTGGCTGCCGGTATCGGGCCCGGCGACGAGGTGATCACCCCGGCCTTCGCCGCCCCGGCGGCCGCGGCGGCCATCCATCACGTCGGGGCCACGCCGGCCTTCGCCGATATCGACCCGGCAACCCTCACCCTGGAACCGGACGCGGCCAGGGCGACCCTGGGCCCGCGCACGCGCGCCCTCCTCCCCGCCCATACCTTCGGCCGGATGGCCGACATGGAGGGCCTGGTCGCACTGGCCCGCGAACACGACCTGCTGCTGCTGGAGGATGCCACCCACGCCTTCGGCGCGCGGGCCGGCTCCACGCCGGCCGGCGGTTTCGGCCTGGCCGGCGCCCTGGACCTGGGACCGGAGAGCCCGCCGGGGGGCTTAGGCGACGGCGGCCTGGTCATCACCGGTTCCGCGGCCGTGGCCGAGCGCCTGCGCCAGCTACGCTCCGCCAAGGCCGACGAGGTGGCCGGCTGGGGCAGCCACCTGGACGAGCTGCAGGCGGTGGGCCTGCGCGTCCAGCTGGCCCGTCTGCGGGTCCACGCCGAGGCACGCCGGCGGGCTGCCCGGCTCTACCACGATCTCCTGGACGAGATCCCGGGGATCGAGCCGCTGCCCGAGGCGCCGCGCGGGGCCCATGCCCATCAGCGCTACGCCGTGCGGACCGCGGCGCGCACCACCGTCCGGGAGCGGCTGGCCGCGGCCGGGATCGCCTCGGCGGTGGACCACGCCGTGGCACTCCACCGGCGGCCGGTCTTCGCCGATCCGGCCCCGCGCCGCCCCCTGCCGGCGGCGGAGGCCGCGGGGGACGAGGTCCTGACGCTGCCGCTCTTCCCCGAACTCACCAAGGACGAGATCCACACCATCGCCGACACCCTCCGGGAGACCCCATGA